One stretch of Anaerobacillus alkaliphilus DNA includes these proteins:
- a CDS encoding S-layer homology domain-containing protein has product MKKFPFSKKAINVMIATALVVTPLASLAPVTGTAVVEAAELTQDEKIAQYVSRLVTAYNYMTPEEKAIVKDVRLALDELEEAKWIEIVGQDVFNKAAEKDGVTEAQLLVAIKDISGLLSATNVGDKEVYVKASIDSFRTKNRDLFHALFGNAVTVDTVINFAVDFENRFFIELGAATLLNTAQNVEEVALATVIYLVDGTNAKYKEFDGILFTNLGLGVADLFDITRAVRDEVDAENNVRDIVIQAGVRGKVTTNASDAITVGTTRDLTFNLTVGESNLTLGTKVQWASSNTAVATVVGNKLEAKTAGTTTVTAKLLNLEVLSKEVTVSASGTTPPPGPGPTPVPPGPTPAPGVVAPILPPVTPGVTIIDTGKLEEALKGQEKVEVVRVTIEAGAGQVAQAKIPNAAIAVIAAKNPNAKVEVASKEGTLRLPVAEVSNAKLAAALGVAAGTEIEITVSVNKVEDTKGVVTKNKLKTVSNVVEFKIHATAGEKTVEVNRFSQYLEREISGDANFNAAKSSVVRLNDDGTFTAVPSVFKGDKAVFKSFSNSKYAVVENEVTFSDVATGKPGAWAKATIEKLGSKYIVQGKANGKFDPIATTTRAEFATLLTRSLGLSTTATYKGQFSDVKGTEWFAKDLMAAVEAGIIKGHANGTFGYNDPVTREEAAVMITRALNLVNFDKDGLDTTKDLTKFQDADKVAPWAKSSVTTLVQLGITEGRPNGFAPKAGTQRAEMATLLERFLVKVNFMN; this is encoded by the coding sequence ATGAAAAAGTTTCCTTTTAGTAAAAAAGCTATTAATGTAATGATAGCAACAGCGTTAGTTGTAACACCATTGGCTTCACTTGCTCCAGTAACTGGGACAGCGGTGGTAGAGGCTGCAGAACTAACACAAGATGAGAAAATTGCTCAATATGTGAGCCGTCTAGTGACTGCTTATAACTACATGACACCGGAAGAAAAGGCAATTGTTAAAGATGTTCGTTTAGCTTTAGATGAACTTGAGGAAGCTAAGTGGATTGAAATTGTTGGACAAGATGTATTCAATAAAGCTGCTGAAAAAGATGGCGTTACTGAAGCACAATTATTAGTAGCTATAAAGGATATTTCAGGATTATTAAGTGCTACAAATGTCGGTGATAAAGAAGTTTATGTAAAAGCTAGCATTGATAGTTTCCGTACCAAAAATAGAGATCTATTCCATGCATTATTTGGTAATGCAGTAACTGTTGATACGGTTATTAATTTTGCAGTGGACTTTGAAAATCGTTTCTTTATTGAGTTAGGTGCTGCAACACTACTTAACACAGCTCAAAATGTGGAAGAAGTAGCTTTAGCAACTGTTATCTATCTAGTTGATGGTACTAACGCAAAATATAAAGAATTCGATGGCATCCTTTTCACAAACCTAGGATTAGGCGTTGCTGACTTATTTGATATTACTAGAGCTGTTAGAGATGAAGTTGACGCTGAAAATAATGTACGTGACATTGTTATTCAAGCAGGTGTTAGAGGGAAAGTAACTACAAATGCTTCAGATGCTATTACAGTAGGAACTACGAGAGACCTAACATTTAATCTTACTGTAGGAGAGAGTAATCTTACATTAGGTACGAAAGTTCAATGGGCATCTTCAAATACAGCTGTAGCAACAGTGGTAGGAAACAAACTTGAAGCGAAAACTGCAGGTACTACTACAGTTACTGCTAAGCTTTTAAACTTAGAAGTGTTGAGTAAAGAGGTAACGGTAAGTGCTTCGGGTACAACGCCACCTCCTGGACCAGGACCAACGCCAGTACCGCCAGGACCAACGCCAGCACCAGGTGTGGTAGCTCCAATTCTTCCGCCAGTAACTCCAGGTGTTACAATTATTGATACTGGTAAGCTTGAAGAAGCACTAAAAGGTCAAGAAAAAGTTGAAGTTGTAAGAGTTACAATTGAAGCTGGAGCTGGACAAGTAGCTCAAGCAAAAATTCCAAATGCTGCAATTGCTGTAATTGCTGCGAAGAACCCTAATGCTAAGGTAGAAGTAGCTTCGAAAGAAGGAACTCTACGTCTTCCAGTAGCTGAAGTTAGTAATGCAAAACTTGCTGCAGCTCTTGGTGTAGCAGCTGGTACTGAGATTGAAATTACAGTTTCAGTAAACAAGGTAGAAGATACTAAGGGTGTAGTAACTAAAAATAAATTAAAAACTGTTTCTAACGTAGTAGAATTCAAGATTCATGCTACTGCTGGTGAAAAGACAGTTGAAGTGAACCGTTTCAGTCAATATCTTGAAAGAGAAATTTCTGGCGATGCAAACTTTAATGCTGCAAAATCTTCTGTAGTTCGTTTAAATGACGACGGTACGTTTACAGCTGTTCCTTCTGTATTCAAAGGTGACAAAGCCGTATTTAAGAGCTTCTCTAACAGTAAATATGCTGTAGTAGAAAACGAAGTAACATTCTCAGATGTAGCTACTGGGAAACCAGGTGCTTGGGCAAAAGCTACAATTGAGAAGTTAGGTTCTAAATATATTGTTCAAGGTAAAGCTAACGGTAAGTTTGATCCAATTGCAACAACAACTCGTGCAGAGTTTGCTACTTTATTAACTCGTAGCTTAGGTTTATCTACTACTGCTACTTATAAAGGACAATTCTCAGATGTTAAAGGTACTGAGTGGTTTGCAAAAGACTTAATGGCTGCTGTTGAAGCTGGTATTATTAAAGGACATGCTAATGGTACATTTGGTTACAATGACCCTGTAACTCGTGAAGAGGCTGCTGTCATGATTACACGTGCTCTTAACCTAGTAAACTTTGATAAGGACGGGTTAGATACTACTAAAGATTTAACTAAGTTCCAAGACGCAGATAAAGTAGCTCCGTGGGCTAAGAGTTCGGTAACTACTCTAGTTCAACTAGGTATTACTGAAGGACGTCCTAATGGATTTGCTCCTAAAGCAGGTACACAACGTGCTGAAATGGCGACACTTCTAGAGCGCTTCTTAGTTAAAGTTAACTTCATGAACTAG
- a CDS encoding glycoside hydrolase family 13 protein, translating into MLLEAIYHRPKSNYAYAYDENTVHIRIRTKRDDMDQVFLLHCDKYNLHETGFTKVEMKKIASDTLFDYYQAEASPEHRRFAYMFQFIKGDQSVGMNEVGFVTDKQFDDATVLFATGLFEYPFLNAIDVNKPPQWVKDAIFYQIFPERFGNGDTSNDPENIDSWEEGTPERDNFFGGDLQGVIDHLDHLVELGINCIYFTPIFEATTNHKYDTVDYMKVDPHFGDNDLAKTLVDKCHEKGIKVMLDAVFNHSGYFFGPFQDVVENGEASKYKDWFYIREFPVVGDPKPNYHTFAFTGQMPKLNTEHPEVKEYLLEVARYWIEDIGCDGWRLDVANEVDHQFWREFRQVVKKANPEAYILGEIWHNSLPWLQGDQFDAVMNYPVTNSILEFFCKDVIDAEQFMGRLDAMYLAYPLNVNEVAFNLLDSHDTARLLTICNDDKKRMKLAATFQLTYMGAPCIYYGDEIGMNGGNDPDCRKPMVWDTEKQDHELFDFYKTMIRLRKENRALRDGSFNFLEAAQGSKHIVFERSADGDRFVIVMNAGEEAVEVTLPEGSYEVATGNGTVDGAKASVDKLEFVVLKAR; encoded by the coding sequence ATGTTATTAGAAGCTATTTACCACCGCCCAAAATCGAATTATGCGTATGCATACGACGAAAACACGGTACATATCCGCATCCGTACGAAGCGTGATGACATGGACCAAGTGTTTCTACTTCATTGTGATAAGTACAATCTTCATGAAACCGGCTTCACAAAAGTTGAAATGAAAAAGATTGCCAGTGATACACTTTTTGACTACTACCAAGCAGAAGCTTCACCTGAGCATCGCCGATTTGCCTATATGTTCCAATTCATTAAAGGGGATCAATCGGTTGGGATGAATGAAGTTGGTTTTGTTACTGACAAGCAATTTGATGATGCAACGGTCTTGTTTGCGACTGGTCTATTTGAATATCCATTTTTAAATGCCATCGATGTCAACAAACCACCGCAATGGGTGAAGGATGCAATTTTTTATCAAATCTTCCCTGAGCGTTTTGGTAATGGTGATACATCAAATGATCCTGAAAACATTGACTCATGGGAAGAAGGAACGCCTGAACGTGATAATTTCTTCGGTGGTGACTTGCAAGGGGTGATTGATCACCTAGACCACTTAGTTGAGTTAGGGATTAATTGTATTTATTTCACACCAATTTTTGAAGCAACAACGAACCATAAGTATGACACGGTTGATTATATGAAGGTTGACCCACATTTTGGAGATAATGACCTAGCGAAAACGCTTGTTGATAAATGTCATGAAAAAGGCATTAAAGTAATGCTCGATGCAGTATTTAATCACTCTGGGTATTTCTTCGGACCATTCCAGGATGTTGTGGAAAATGGTGAAGCTTCCAAGTACAAAGATTGGTTCTATATTCGTGAGTTTCCGGTTGTGGGTGACCCGAAGCCAAACTATCATACATTTGCTTTTACTGGACAAATGCCAAAGCTAAACACTGAGCATCCTGAAGTAAAGGAATACCTTTTAGAGGTTGCACGCTATTGGATCGAAGACATTGGTTGTGACGGCTGGAGACTTGATGTAGCAAACGAAGTTGATCACCAATTCTGGCGTGAATTCCGCCAAGTCGTGAAAAAAGCGAACCCTGAAGCCTATATTTTAGGGGAAATCTGGCACAACTCACTTCCTTGGTTACAAGGAGATCAGTTTGACGCAGTGATGAACTACCCAGTAACAAACTCAATCTTAGAGTTCTTCTGCAAGGATGTCATTGATGCTGAACAGTTTATGGGACGTTTAGACGCAATGTACTTAGCGTATCCGTTAAATGTAAATGAAGTAGCGTTTAACTTGTTAGACTCGCATGATACTGCTCGTTTGTTGACAATTTGTAATGACGATAAAAAGCGTATGAAACTTGCTGCTACATTCCAATTAACGTACATGGGTGCTCCTTGTATCTATTACGGAGACGAGATCGGTATGAATGGTGGTAACGATCCTGATTGCCGCAAGCCAATGGTGTGGGATACAGAAAAACAAGATCATGAGCTATTTGACTTCTATAAAACAATGATTAGATTACGTAAAGAAAACCGCGCATTACGCGATGGTTCATTTAACTTCCTAGAAGCAGCTCAAGGCTCTAAACATATCGTGTTTGAGCGCTCTGCAGATGGTGACCGTTTCGTAATCGTCATGAACGCAGGAGAAGAAGCTGTAGAAGTGACGTTGCCTGAAGGAAGCTATGAAGTAGCAACCGGTAACGGAACTGTGGATGGCGCGAAGGCTTCTGTTGATAAGTTGGAGTTTGTGGTGTTGAAGGCGAGATAA